CGCCCGTGGCGATGGCCTGCGGAATGAACTGGTCATGATATTGCCGGCGCACGGGCCCGGCATGGTCGGTGAACCCGATATCGAGATGGGTCTTGAAGACCAGGTGGATGAGAGGTGTCGTCATGAATGTTCCGGTCAGCCCACCGTGCTGCGCACGACCAGGCGGGTATTGAGGGTTTCTTCCAGCGCCGGCATGCCGGGATCGCTGAGGCGTCGCAGGATCAGCCGCACCAGCGCCCTGACGCGCTCGTCCAGGTCGAATTTCACCGTGGTGAGATTGTAGCTTTTCCAATGCGACTGGGCGATGTCGTCGAAGCCGACCACCTTGACGTCTTCCGGCACGCGCAGGCCCAGTTCGTGCCGCAGCGCATCGAGCACGCCGAACGCGCCCACGTCATTGGCGGCGAAAATGGCATCAGCGCCGCCATGCAGCCGAAACAGGTCGAGCGTGGCCGCATAGGCCATGTCATAGCTGAAATCGCCGGCCACCACGATAGGCGGCGGCAGGTCGCGCGCCGCCATCACCGAGCGCAGCATCTTCTCGCGCGCCGTATTGGCGCGGGATTTGTCGAGGCCGGAGACATAGGCGATCCGTTGCGCGCCATAGCCCTGCAACAGCGCCACCGCCTGCTCGATGCCGTTGCGCTGCAAGACATTGAGCCGGTCATAAAGCGGCTCGGCCGCCGGCGGCACTTCGTCGGGATGGGGATAATGCACATAGATCGGCACGGCCCGGTCGAGAAACCGCACCAGCGTCGCCGGCTTGACGTTCTCGACGAAGGCGATCACCGAATCCGGATTGAAGCCGCGCATATAGGCCAGCAGCTTCTCGTCCATGCTGTAATCGGTGCGGGTCTTGAACAGCAGCGTCGCAAAGCCCTCGGCCTGCAAGGCCGTGGTCAGGGCATCGATTTCCTGGCTTTCCCAATGGCTGCACACATCCGGCACGATGACGCCGATCAAATGGCTGCGCCCGCTCACCAGCGCCCTTGCGGCGCGGTCCGGCGTGTAATTCAGTTCCTGGGCGATGCGCAGGATCAGCTCGCGCTTTTCCGGCTTGAGGGACGCACCCGGATTGAAGGCGCGCGACACGGCCACCCGCGAAACCTTGGCGCGTGCGGCGACCATTTCCGCCGTCGCCCGCCCATTGGGCAGCTGCTGATCGGACAAATGTCCCTCCCATCATCCGTCGGGATGAAAACGTGTTCATTTTCTGGCGCGGCGCACCGGCACTGTCAAGGTAGCGCCCGGGACAAGCGTGGGCAAATTCAATTCGAATTGTCATGAGAACGTCGCAGAAAGCCGACACTTTCGCCCGGCGCTTCCCCGCGCCACTTTTTAACAGGCGAATTCTCCGCATTGACAGAAAGTGAAAACGTGTTCAACCTGATCGGGCCTATATCATCCGCCTGAGTGGATCGATGCGGGCCAAACCGGCTACCGGAGAATTCGGAGCCATCCACAGGGAGGTATTGCCATGAGCAATCGTCTGCGCAGCCTTGCGCTTGGTCTTGTCGGCGCCACGGCGCTCGCCACGCCCGCTTTTGCCGTTGATCTCGACATCACCTGCCGCTGCGTCATCGGCGGCGTGAACTCCGCTACCGCCGAATGGCTCGAAGAGAGCGTCATTCCGGCTTTCGAAGCGGCCAATCCGGATATCAGCGTCACCCTCAACCAGTTCGGCGGCGAAGACGCCCAGCTCACCCAGCAGCTGGCGCTCGATTTCTCCACCGGCGCCGGCCCGGACATTACCGGTTTCGACGGCTTCCTCATTCCCTCCTTCGCCGAAGGCGGCCTGCTCAAGTCGCTCGACGAGCTGGTCGGCGACGACTACGCCAATTGGGAAGGCTGGGAGCATATCTCCCCTGGCATCCGCTCCATCCTCTCCTATGAGGGCGAGACCTATGGCGTGGGCCTGGGCACCGATGTGCGCATGCTCTTCGTGCG
This genomic stretch from Devosia sp. YIM 151766 harbors:
- a CDS encoding substrate-binding domain-containing protein, whose translation is MSDQQLPNGRATAEMVAARAKVSRVAVSRAFNPGASLKPEKRELILRIAQELNYTPDRAARALVSGRSHLIGVIVPDVCSHWESQEIDALTTALQAEGFATLLFKTRTDYSMDEKLLAYMRGFNPDSVIAFVENVKPATLVRFLDRAVPIYVHYPHPDEVPPAAEPLYDRLNVLQRNGIEQAVALLQGYGAQRIAYVSGLDKSRANTAREKMLRSVMAARDLPPPIVVAGDFSYDMAYAATLDLFRLHGGADAIFAANDVGAFGVLDALRHELGLRVPEDVKVVGFDDIAQSHWKSYNLTTVKFDLDERVRALVRLILRRLSDPGMPALEETLNTRLVVRSTVG